The segment ATTGAAAACCTTGATCGCTGATGGGACTGCCACGAGGAAGCTGAGCAAGGAAAATATCATTCCCGCGTAAACCGATTGACCACTGACAAACATATGATGTCCCCAAACTAAAAACCCGATCACGGCAATCGCCAGGCTGGCAAAAGCAATGAAACTATAGCCAAAAATCCTGTTCCTGGAAAAACAGGGTACCAGTTCACTAATGACAGCCATGCTGGGAAGCACCATGATGTAAACCGCCGGATGTGAATAGAACCAGAAAAGATGCTGGAACAGTACCGGATCACCCCCGAGTTTGGGATCAAAGATTCCCAACCCCCAGATGCGTTCCAACGCCATAAGAGCTAACGTAATTGCCAACACTGGCGTGGCGAGCACAAGGATCAAGCTCGTCGCATAATGCGACCATATGAAAAGTGGCAGGCGAAACCAGGTCATGCCGGGAGCACGCAGCTTATGGACTGTGATGATGAAATTGAGTCCGGTGATAATTGACGCAAAGCCTGAGAGAAAAATCCCTGCAGCCATTTCAAAAACGTGGGTGTTTGCATATCTGCTGCTGTATGGGGTATAAAAGGTCCACCCCGTATCGACGCCACCATAAATAATGGCATGAAGCGCCATTAACCCGCCAGCTATGAACAAATACCAACTCAACAAATTCAGTTTGGGAAACGCAACGTCGCGCGCGCCAATCATCATTGGAATTAGAAAATTTCCAAGGACGTTGGGAATGGACGGTATCAGGAAGAACCAGACCATGACCACACCGTGGAGGGTGAACAGCTTGTTGTAGGTATTCGATAAAACGAGATCGCCCTTCGGGGTAAGCAACTCCAACCGCATGATACCCGCGGCCACCGCAGCAATAATGAAAAAGACAATGATCGAGAAGAGATAAAGCAGTCCGATTCGTTTGTGGTCCGTGGTTAGAAGCCACGACTTGATGGTATGTCCAGCTTCCAAATAATTCTCTTCCAACATCACGGGTGCGGCGGATTCACTTTCGGGAATCACACTCATTTCGTTTCCTCCAATGGCTGTTTATTCGCGAGACTCTTTACATAGGCAATCAGTTGCAACAGTTCCTCCTCTGAGATGTGCCCTTGATAGGTCGGCATCACTGGCTCATAACCAGCAGCAATTTGTGACTGCGGCAGCAGGATCGAGTCGCGAATATATTTCTCATCGGCAAATGCCCACTGGCCGCCTTGCAACGGAACTGGTTTGCCAAAAACCCCTTCCAATCGCGGCGC is part of the Pedosphaera parvula Ellin514 genome and harbors:
- the ctaD gene encoding cytochrome c oxidase subunit I; this encodes MSVIPESESAAPVMLEENYLEAGHTIKSWLLTTDHKRIGLLYLFSIIVFFIIAAVAAGIMRLELLTPKGDLVLSNTYNKLFTLHGVVMVWFFLIPSIPNVLGNFLIPMMIGARDVAFPKLNLLSWYLFIAGGLMALHAIIYGGVDTGWTFYTPYSSRYANTHVFEMAAGIFLSGFASIITGLNFIITVHKLRAPGMTWFRLPLFIWSHYATSLILVLATPVLAITLALMALERIWGLGIFDPKLGGDPVLFQHLFWFYSHPAVYIMVLPSMAVISELVPCFSRNRIFGYSFIAFASLAIAVIGFLVWGHHMFVSGQSVYAGMIFSLLSFLVAVPSAIKVFNWTATLYRGSISFETPMLYALGFIGLFSVGGLTGVMLAAIAVDVHVTDTYFIIAHFHYIMVGGTVLGFMGGMHFWWPKITGRMYPEKLGQLAALITFIGFNLTFFPQFVVGYLGMPRRYHAYAPEFQIYNVLSTAGATILGVGYLLPVIYFTWSLFKGKRAPANPWNATGLEWQTTSPPPVHNFDETPLVTKGPYDYSAEEEEKKLEVQRG